In one Amia ocellicauda isolate fAmiCal2 chromosome 2, fAmiCal2.hap1, whole genome shotgun sequence genomic region, the following are encoded:
- the LOC136712280 gene encoding elastase-1-like, which produces MMLFLTLLSCLGVIHGGPAPLHHAVHNERSAERVVGGNDARPNYWRWQVSLQFSYEDNETYFYHTCGGTLISPTFVMTAAHCILNPQGTNYRVALGDYNLFEYEGSEIFIPVKKIVLHPKWTGDLGNGFDIALLMLASPAYDNGFIEMANLPAFDQSLPHGFPCYITGWGLTQSGGSVPAILQEAVLPVVQHSVCSSNEWWGGLAKKSMICAGGDGYLAGCQGDSGGPLSCFTDGTWKVYGVVSYGPAGMCNTYRKPTVFTRVSSYVDWIFSVSFDSFCHNTHLCFSRKTNTHTRKNTTVLSESVEEYN; this is translated from the exons ATGATGCTGTTCCTTACATTGTTGTCCTGCCTTG GTGTGATACATGGGGGTCCTGCTCCTTTACACCATGCCGTACACAATGAGAGGAGTGCCGAGAGAGTTGTCGGAGGGAATGATGCCCGTCCAAACTACTGGAGATGGCAG GTCTCCCTGCAATTTTCTTATGAAGACAACGAGACTTACTTCTACCACACCTGTGGAGGCACCCTCATTTCTCCCACGTTTGTCATGACTGCGGCCCATTGTATTCTCAA CCCTCAAGGTACAAACTATCGTGTTGCTTTAGGAGATTACAACCTCTTTGAGTATGAGGGCAGCGAGATCTTCATTCCTGTGAAAAAGATTGTGCTGCATCCCAAGTGGACCGGTGACCTTGGCAATGG atttgacattgccttgttgatgctggcTTCCCCAGCCTATGACAACGGCTTCATCGAAATGGCCAACCTGCCAGCGTTCGACCAGTCCCTTCCCCACGGCTTTCCCTGCTACATAACGGGATGGGGGCTGACCCAGT ctggaggCAGTGTTCCTGCCATTCTCCAAGAAGCTGTGCTTCCTGTAGTCCAGCACTCGGTCTGCTCCAGTAATGAATGGTGGGGTGGCCTTGCGAAGAAAAGCATGATCTGTGCAGGAGGAGACGGCTACTTGGCTGGGTGTCAG GGCGACTCCGGTGGCCCATTGAGCTGTTTCACCGACGGCACCTGGAAGGTTTACGGTGTTGTCAGCTACGGCCCCGCTGGGATGTGCAACACCTACAGGAAGCCGACCGTCTTCACTCGTGTGTCTTCGTACGTCGACTGGATCTTCAGTGTAAGCTTTGATTCATTCTGCCACAATACCCATCTTTGTTTTTCCAGgaagacaaacacacatacacgcaaGAACACCACAGTTTTATCAGAATCAGTTGAAGAGTATAATTGA
- the LOC136712287 gene encoding chymotrypsin-like elastase family member 1, translated as MWRLFVLLLVGSATAGPAERDFTIINKPKVVGGVEAKPNSWPWQISLQYTYVNAGGWGVVCGGTLITPNWVMTAAHCVDFDDGSIYRVALGEHNLFVYEGTEFYRDVVRIIIHEEWTGSLAKGFDIALLRLAQPVYDSATVQAAALPPAGAILPSGFPCYITGWGLTEDRGDPSPVLLQALLPVVDIPTCATNEYWDYYAQENMICAGGDGMLAGCNGDSGGPLSCQVNGVWQVHGIVSFGPYICNIYKKPTVFTRVSDYISWMKNTMNLNGGA; from the exons ATGTGGCGCCTGTTCGTTCTGCTCCTCGTTG GTTCTGCGACAGCAGGTCCAGCTGAGAGAGACTTCACTATCATCAACAAACCCAAGGTGGTAGGAGGGGTAGAAGCCAAGCCGAACAGCTGGCCCTGGCAG ATCTCCCTGCAGTACACCTACGTTAATGCCGGGGGCTGGGGCGTTGTGTGTGGGGGCACCCTGATTACACCCAACTGGGTCATGACTGCGGCTCACTGTGTCGATTT TGACGATGGCTCCATCTACCGTGTGGCTCTGGGGGAGCACAATCTGTTTGTGTACGAAGGGACTGAGTTTTACAGGGATGTTGTTAGGATCATCATACACGAGGAATGGACCGGTTCTCTGGCTAAAGG GTTCGACATCGCCCTGCTTCGCCTGGCCCAGCCTGTCTATGACAGTGCCACCGTGCAGGCGGCCGCCCTGCCTCCCgctggtgccatcctccccagcGGATTTCCGTGTTACATCACCGGCTGGGGCTTGACTGAGG ACAGAGGCGACCCGTCTCCCGTCCTCCTGCAGGCTCTCCTCCCCGTCGTTGACATCCCCACCTGTGCCACCAACGAATACTGGGACTACTACGCCCAGGAGAACATGATTTGCGCGGGAGGAGATGGGATGCTGGCTGGATGCAAT GGCGACTCTGGTGGGCCCCTGAGCTGTCAGGTGAACGGAGTCTGGCAGGTCCATGGCATCGTTAGCTTCGGCCCATACATCTGTAACATCTACAAGAAGCCAACCGTCTTCACTCGAGTTTCAGATTACATCAGTTGGATGAAGAAT ACAATGAACCTTAATGGAGGcgcttaa